The following nucleotide sequence is from Dyella sp. BiH032.
ATGCACGCACAACCGGCCGGACGGCTCGCCGCCGCGCGGGCGCAGATCCGCGGCGAGGTCGAGCATCACCATTTCCAGGCGCTCGCAGTGCGCCAGCAACTGCTCCCCGCGCGGCGTGAGCGTCATGCGTCGCGTGGTGCGCAGGAACAGCTTGCCGCCCACGGCTTCCTCCAGCGACGCGATACGCCGGCTCAGCACCGACGGCGTGCACCCCGCCTCCCGCGCGGCGCGGGAAAAATTGAGCAGGCGTGCGGCGATGGCGAAACCACGCAGTTCACGCAGGCGGCCGGGAGTGAGCTCGAACGATTGATTCATGGGATGAATAAAAGATGTGCTTTGCCGAAGGATTATCACCCTTCGCAAGCAGGCGGACCATGGCGCCATTCCCAACCCGCGGAGCCCTCCATGCGCGCCTATCAGCTCAACGCCTTCGGCATCGACCATCTCCAGCTCACCGAACAGCCGGCACCCCGTCCCGGCCCGGGCCAGGTGCTGGTGAAGATGGAAGCCGCCTCCCTCAATTTCCGCGACCACCTGCTGGTGAACGGCACGCTCTACCGCGACGTCGCGCTTCCGCTGACCCCCGTCTCCGACGGCGCCGGCACCGTACTGGAAGTCGGCGAAGGCGTGACCCGCTTCCGCCCAGGCGACCGCGTCACCACCTTCTACAAGGCCCGCTGGCTCGCCGGCGCCATGCGTCCGGAATGGGAAGGCGCCGACCTCGGCGGCCCCGGCCCCGGTGCCATGCGCGAACTGGCGTGCTACGACGCCTACACGCTGGCCCGCACGCCATCGCACATGAGCGCACTGCAGGCCGCCACCCTCCCCATCGCCGCGCTCACCGCCTGGACCGCACTGGAACAGGCACACGTCACCGCGGGCCAGACCGTCCTGCTGCTTGGCACCGGCGGCGTTTCCCTGTTCGCGATGCAGTTGGCGAAAGCCCGCGGCGCGAAGGTGATCCTGCTTTCCTCCAGCGACGAGAAGCTGGAACGCGCCAAGACGCTCGGCACGGACATCGGCATCAACTACGCCCGCCATCCAGCCTGGGCGCCCCTGGTCCGGGAAGCCACGGACGGACGCGGCGCGGATACCGTCATCGAAACCGTAGGCGCCTCCACGTTCCGCCAATCGGTACAAGCCACGGCGATGCACGGCTTCATCGGCATCGTCGGCTTCATGGGCGGACGCGAGGCCGAGGTGCCGCTGGTCGACGCCATCCTCAAGCGCATCCACCTCCAGGGCATCTCCGTCGCGTCGCTCGAAGATCACGAAAAGATGGTGCGCGCCCTGGAGGCCATCCAACTGCAGCCGGTACTCGATGCGGTCTACGGCTTTGGCGAACTACGGGCGGCGTTCGAGCATCTGGCGGGCGGGAAGCATTTTGGGAAGATCGGTATTGATTTCACTAAGTGAGGGGGCGGCCGCTGATCTCTGCGGCGTCAGGTGCTGGTTTGCCATCGATACGTTCGGACGAGCCCCGGCCCCTCATCCCGCCTTCTCCCCGGAGGGGAGAAGGAGAAGTGATGGACCGAGGCGAAAACCAAACAAGAGCGAGCGAAGCGACGCCCCGTGCCGCTCTTGATCTCCCGGGTTCCCTTCGCGGCGGTGAGGGCTGGACGATCAGGCCGCCGCAGGCGGGCGGGGACAGGATGTCCCCGCCTTTTCGATCAGGGCAGGATGCCCTGTCGAAAAGCCCGGCCAGCCCTCAACGCACCCGGAGGTGGCGAAGGCCACCGGAGGGCGCCGCGCAGGGTGCCCTTCTTCTTGGTTACTTCTTCTCGTGGTCCCCCTTGAGGGGATGGGCAAGCAAGAAGAAGTAACTCGCTCTCCGGCAGGAGAGCGAAATCCTCGCCCCGGAGGGGCGAGACACGACTGGCGACCACGTCGCGACAACCGAGCCGAGTCGCCACTGGCTTCCGACTACGCCGGAATGACGAGAGTGAGAGTGCAAGGCGACCCTTAGCTCCCGTTGGGCTTCGCAAGCTCCCCCCAACCTACCGCAACCCGCGATAACAACTGCCCCCCCCTAAACCCCAATAACCTGCCCCGTCCCCCGCCGATACGCCCGCAACACCTGATCCATCACCCAACTCGTCCGCGCCCCGCTCTCCGCCGTCGACGGACACACACCCCGTTCCCCCAGCAACTCCCGCACGATCGTCTCGATCAGCGGCTGCTGGATGTGCGCCGGGTTCGCCACGCGATATTCGCGCGCCCCCTCCTTCGTCTCGACGACGATCGGCCCGTCGCCGAACGTCGCGAATCGCATGCTTCCGCGGTCGCCGATCACCTCGATGCAGTCGTGATGCCGGTAGCTGTCGAAATTCCACAGCCCCGTGCCCAACACGCCGCTGTCGAAAGCGAAGGACATCGCCACCGTGTCTTCCGGCGGATAGGCCCCAAGCTGATTGGAAGCGCGCCCTTCCGCCGACACGATCGGCCCGAACAGCCAGTCGAGGATGTCCAGCGTGTGGCAGCCGATGTCCATGAACACGCCGCCGCCCGAGATCGCCGGTACCACGTGCCACGGCAGGTTGCCGCGGTCGTGGTAGCGCGGATGATGCGGCTCGTACAGCACGGTGTTGACGATGCGTGGCGCGCCGATCGCCTGCGCGTCGAACAGCAGCTCGCGCACCTTGTGGAAGCGCGGCAGCATGCGGCGGTAATAGGCGACGAACACCGGTACGTTCGCTTCGCGCCCCGCACGCAAAATGGCCTCGCACTCGGCATGATCCAGCGCCATCGGCTTCTCCACGTAAACCGGCTTACCCGCGGCGATGCTCATCAACGCGTAGGTTTTGTGCGTGGAAGGCGGTGTGGCGACGTAAACGGCATTCACTTCGGCGTCGGCGATCAGGGCGGCCGCATCGTCGTACCAG
It contains:
- a CDS encoding Gfo/Idh/MocA family oxidoreductase, coding for MSGEAHQIRWGIIGCGNVTEVKSGPGFQKAPHSSLVAVMRRDGAKAKDYAQRHGVPRWYDDAAALIADAEVNAVYVATPPSTHKTYALMSIAAGKPVYVEKPMALDHAECEAILRAGREANVPVFVAYYRRMLPRFHKVRELLFDAQAIGAPRIVNTVLYEPHHPRYHDRGNLPWHVVPAISGGGVFMDIGCHTLDILDWLFGPIVSAEGRASNQLGAYPPEDTVAMSFAFDSGVLGTGLWNFDSYRHHDCIEVIGDRGSMRFATFGDGPIVVETKEGAREYRVANPAHIQQPLIETIVRELLGERGVCPSTAESGARTSWVMDQVLRAYRRGTGQVIGV
- a CDS encoding NAD(P)-dependent alcohol dehydrogenase, which codes for MRAYQLNAFGIDHLQLTEQPAPRPGPGQVLVKMEAASLNFRDHLLVNGTLYRDVALPLTPVSDGAGTVLEVGEGVTRFRPGDRVTTFYKARWLAGAMRPEWEGADLGGPGPGAMRELACYDAYTLARTPSHMSALQAATLPIAALTAWTALEQAHVTAGQTVLLLGTGGVSLFAMQLAKARGAKVILLSSSDEKLERAKTLGTDIGINYARHPAWAPLVREATDGRGADTVIETVGASTFRQSVQATAMHGFIGIVGFMGGREAEVPLVDAILKRIHLQGISVASLEDHEKMVRALEAIQLQPVLDAVYGFGELRAAFEHLAGGKHFGKIGIDFTK